The following proteins come from a genomic window of Aspergillus luchuensis IFO 4308 DNA, chromosome 3, nearly complete sequence:
- a CDS encoding uncharacterized protein (COG:S;~EggNog:ENOG410PTXR) has protein sequence MEVMRTIPRDEFVSPLRVHFPFPLGPAERQKETCDLSYGWLQIHGLSSGGLGSRRYSTRSGGEHYGKVLQVVEHQNKDTILRRKLGYESSLALEADIHAFEPEGYDAPPPTYDDVIKDLPPHYATLAPLAQRKCLIQDSAPAPQQTTDESKSKGASRSFDFWSATDIRERGGKKKKKNKPAGQPQQQSTPPAEEGGGDKQDEGGGDEQNGDTGGNGGGDSGGGGNGDDNGQDGNGDGNNGEDDDWDAWNTTSTKKSKKKKKQEEEEKLKEEEEQRKREEEEQRAREEQEKLAKEEEERLAKEEEEKRAAEEAAAAAAAAPPDLSWADDTNANGDDGWGGFATTTSKKKKKKGKGADPSPPEPASNGFQDISLNDSAPQLDLGLPPAAPGTGFNFGSWGQDWGSGDKWGLNTLNGMKDDKPKDNSNPWSFSGTNGMSNASVGFSFGADLGSTPAANEPPPASEENKPEDDWGIPVTKKDKKKKKKGIEEDPTPDLLAEEPKSDNAWPGAEEKKEPEFADDDDWSWGPTTKKDKKKKKTDEPLLEEPPAPEPPAAADPPPEDDWSSPWGPVTKKKDKKGKKGTILDEPVVEEPAPAEIKDDDWSSGWDAPKKDKKKKGMVFELEPEPEPQTDPVEPEPEPEPEPEKPDMSFLENPLYNNWHTLSSKDRKKREKSLIKAGLPIPGKDFDLPDPNAEPPEEPEPQEPEPAPEPEPEPIAEPVIEPEPEVEPEPAKPAFEIPDTPLYNNWHTLSSKDRKKREKSLIKAGLPIPGKDFDLPDPNAEPPKEPEPDPEPAPEPEPEPEPEPIAEPEPEPEPVIEPEPEVEPEPEQPAFQIPDTPLYNNWHTLSSKDRKKREKSLIKAGLPIPGKDFDLPDPNAEPPKVPEPEPEPVQEPDPIPEVEPEPEPEPEPEPEPEPEPEPEPEPVAEPEPEPEPEPEVKGPEIPDSPLYNNWHNLSSKDRKKREKSLIKSGLPIPGKDFELPDPNAEPPKAPEPEPEPLQEPEPAPEPEPEPEPPAEPEPELIPEAEPEPEIKAPEIPDSPLYNNWHNLSSKDRKKREKSLIKSGLPIPGKDFDLPDPNAEPPKEPEPEPVQEESAPPPAPELEPEQEPEQEPAWEPQPEPAPEPVPEVVPEQTYEEENWGIWNAPKEKKKKKSKIAAEPPPPAPTPPSLGWTAEPEGYVPTDQVPEQPLWDDYDSKPSKSNKKGYKEEETPKSGMGFWATIGAATMGKSKTTKKKSSEKTKAIEAAPEPEPEPVPSHPAEDDLLIDVDDSKMPEAPEAPIPPVVGEPPAPAAPPAKTPVVTSKTKSSAKLSVSERIKVLEQGKKGKSKDKVAKEEPAPPPEELPTPPQPEPVEFFDPEPVQFKKPSRDLVPGSFPDAFDDEEDFYDIPPPPAPEPPAPEPEPQFEPEPEPQQPEPEPEPEPVPLSKKSKKKEKKKAKAIVLEPVPEPVPESVPEPVLEPPAPEPVPEPVPEPVAEPEPEPQPEPEPEPAPAPIPISKTEKKKKKKKVVEPLPIPEPVQEPEPAFEPEPEPEPIAEPEPEPVPELKPEFVPAPAPEPPIEQAREIEPVVDEAPVSNPEKPKKRSKKVSSREKAPPVVEPAPVDAGIDEAAAEADVGAGGPPTPPPEPAEPAEPEPEKPARKERVRVERTPGSASWGFWGATPQNQPSTREHRRRREREREQSPPPMVKSRSTRQPRSRDLENEGEKSTSDKDKRNSRGMTLADFVLGTPPPPSRTKSSRRHGTHASRNISRRPSVGMEDAGFPSPPPDDSRDMPDKAARMMGVNGSSRRERERRHESRRRSRAPDPYAVEDEDIVMVDRDDIDAPKEGSRGSRHSDRRSRRKSRSRQEEHYEDAEVFSGPEDIAFVEAPRERRLRRSSTAPKKPESTGLMGFIGSLRKNARPNAPPDPPERRKSRSHRDEDARYMTEPEREERRARREARRRRAEREAELDGFVTEGGPVGGFPETDMDEVEARRAARRAKRSSRQAPSDQLRESEWRDAEERRARRRERERAREREMQERMLREEEEREARRQEERRLRRAAREERRAREEAEAREAEEQAEAEARAAERRERRRRREAEMQEAAAYEPRSKRRSSRHPVDDRAAREFYLGGYDGERAYRPERSTEEGVRPKRRKSRAPEPERAPPMMSGGRKDKTSSWVHSQASDPPEPPPVVATVLDMPPGPGEPAQANSVSSDEEARRELRRRARRRARYPGMTDQEIDELRARKREARRSERSSGSADYERARGIRSYDDRYAPPVNGPRMPNWFKRLTNLG, from the exons ATGGAAGTTATGCGGACAATCCCTCGTGATGAATTTGTATCTCCGCTGAGGGTACACTTCCCTTTCCCGCTGGGACCTGCCGAACGTCAGAAGGAAACATGCGACTTGTCATATGGCTGGCTGCAGATACATGGTTTAAGTTCGGGGGGTCTCGGGTCCCGAAGATACTCCACcaggagtggtggtgagCATTACGGCAAAGTCCTCCAAGTGGTGGAACATCAAAACAAG GATACAATATTACGGCGAAAACTAGGTTACGAATCATCGCTGGCTCTGGAAGCTGACATCCATGCCTTCGAGCCCGAAGGCTATGATGCACCGCCGCCTACATATGACGATGTGATCAAAGATCTACCTCCACATTACGCCACGCTTGCTCCCTTAGCCCAGCGGAAGTGTCTTATCCAGGACTCTGCGCCCGCGCCCCAACAGACTACAGATGAGTCAAAGTCTAAGGGTGCATCGCGATCATTCGATTTTTGGTCTGCAACGGACATtcgggaaagaggaggaaagaagaagaagaagaataagccGGCCGGGCAACCCCAGCAACAGAGCACCCCGCCGGCCGAGGAAGGTGGAGGCGACAAGCAAGATGAGGGCGGCGGAGATGAGCAGAACGGTGATACCGGTGGAAATGGAGGCGGCGAttctggaggtggtggtaatGGAGATGATAATGGCCAAGATGGGAACGGCGACGGTAATAatggagaggatgacgacTGGGATGCCTGGAATACGACAAgcacgaagaagagcaagaagaagaagaaacaggaggaagaggaaaaattgaaggaagaagaagagcaacgaaaacgggaagaagaggaacagcGGGCCAGGGAAGAACAGGAGAAATTGGccaaagaggaggaagaacggctggccaaggaagaggaggagaagcgggctgcagaagaagccgccgccgccgctgccgccgctccCCCCGACCTTAGCTGGGCAGATGACACTAATGCCAACGGTGACGATGGCTGGGGGGGTTTTGCCACAACAACcagcaagaaaaagaagaaaaaaggcaAG GGCGCCGATCCTAGCCCGCCCGAACCGGCGTCCAACGGGTTCCAAGACATAAGCTTGAACGACAGTGCGCCGCAACTAGACTTGGGTCTGCCTCCAGCAGCGCCAGGGACGGGCTTCAACTTTGGGAGCTGGGGTCAAGATTGGGGATCTGGTGATAAATGGGGTCTTAACACCCTGAACGGCATGAAAGACGACAAGCCAAAAGATAATAGTAACCCGTGGTCCTTCTCCGGCACCAACGGCATGTCGAATGCCTCCGTTGGATTCAGCTTTGGTGCGGACCTTGGAAGTACTCCAGCTGCCAACGAACCCCCTCCTGCCTCGGAAGAGAACAAGCCCGAGGACGACTGGGGAATTCCTGTGaccaagaaggacaagaagaaaaagaagaaggggatcGAAGAGGATCCGACACCCGACCTTCTTGCAGAAGAACCAAAATCAGATAACGCCTGGCCGGGtgctgaagagaagaaggagccagaatttgctgatgatgacgactGGAGCTGGGGCCCAACTaccaagaaagacaagaaaaagaagaagactgacGAGCCTCTTCTTGAAGAGCCCCCCGCCCCTGAACCTCCTGCCGCAGCCGATCCGCCGCCTGAAGATGACTGGAGCTCTCCTTGGGGCCCTGtaacgaaaaagaaagacaagaaggGTAAGAAGGGTACCATCCTCGACGAGCCAGTCGTTGAGGAGCCAGCGCCTGCCGAGATaaaggatgatgattggTCATCGGGCTGGGATGCCCCAAAGaaagataagaagaaaaagggcaTGGTCTTTGAGCTAGAGCCGGAGCCAGAACCACAAACCGATCCCGtggagcctgagcctgaacCTGAGCCCGAGCCCGAGAAGCCAGACATGAGTTTCCTGGAGAACCCTCTCTATAATAACTGGCATACACTCTCGTCCAAAGACCGGAAGAAACGTGAGAAATCACTGATTAAAGCCGGACTTCCCATCCCCGGCAAGGATTTTGATCTTCCTGATCCGAATGCTGAGCCCCCCGAGGAACCGGAGCCACAGGAGCCAGAACCAGctcctgagcctgagcccgAGCCGATAGCGGAACCAGTCATTGAACCAGAGCCTGAGGTTGAACCGGAGCCTGCAAAGCCCGCCTTTGAAATTCCAGATACCCCTCTTTATAATAACTGGCATACACTCTCGTCCAAAGACCGGAAGAAACGTGAAAAATCACTGATTAAAGCCGGACTTCCCATCCCCGGCAAGGATTTTGATCTTCCTGATCCAAATGCTGAGCCCCCTaaggagccagagccagatcCTGAGCCAGctcctgagcctgagcccgAGCCCGAACCCGAACCGATAGctgaacctgaacctgaacctgaaccGGTTATTGAACCGGAACCCGAGGTTGAACCGGAGCCCGAACAGCCTGCCTTTCAGATTCCAGATACTCctctatataataactgGCATACACTCTCATCTAAAGACCGGAAGAAACGTGAGAAATCACTGATCAAAGCCGGACTTCCCATCCCCGGCAAGGATTTTGATCTTCCTGATCCGAATGCCGAGCCCCCCAAGGTTccggagccagagccagagccagttCAAGAACCTGATCCAATCCCGGAAGTTGAACCTGaacctgagcctgagcctgagcctgagcctgagcccgAGCCCGAGCCGGAGCCCGAGCCGGAGCCGGTAGCTGAGCCTGAACccgagcctgagcctgagcctgaagTCAAAGGCCCTGAGATACCTGACAGTCCCCTCTATAACAACTGGCACAATCTGTCATCTAAAGATCGGAAGAAACGTGAGAAATCATTGATAAAGAGTGGACTTCCGATTCCTGGTAAAGATTTTGAGCTTCCTGACCCCAATGCTGAGCCCCCCAAAgcgccggagccggagccagagccacttcaagaaccagagccagctcctgagcctgagcctgagcctgagccaccagctgaacctgaacctgaACTAATCCCGGAagctgagcctgagcctgagatCAAAGCTCCTGAGATACCAGACAGTCCTCTCTATAATAACTGGCACAATCTGTCATCCAAGGATAGGAAGAAACGTGAGAAATCATTGATTAAGAGCGGACTTCCCATCCCGGGCAAAGATTTCGACCTTCCTGATCCGAATGCTGAGCCACCTAaagagcctgagcctgagcctgttCAAGAAGAGTCGGCACCACCTCCAGCCCCAGAACTGGAGCCTGAACAAGAGCCTGAACAAGAGCCAGCTTGGGAGCCACAGCCAGAGCCTGCGCCCGAGCCTGTCCCGGAAGTGGTCCCAGAACAGACTTATGAGGAGGAAAACTGGGGAATATGGAACGCTccgaaggaaaagaagaagaagaagagcaagatcgCAGCAGAGCCTCCACCGCCCGCACCGACACCGCCCTCTCTGGGATGGACTGCCGAGCCGGAGGGATACGTACCTACCGACCAAGTCCCCGAACAGCCTCTCTGGGATGACTACGACAGCAAGCCTTCGAAGAGCAATAAGAAGGGTtacaaggaggaagagacaccTAAGAGTGGCATGGGTTTCTGGGCCACCATAGGTGCTGCAACTATGGGCAAATCCAAGACTACAAAGAAAAAGTCATCAGAGAAGACTAAAGCCATAGAGGCAGCACCAGAGCCCGAGCCTGAACCTGTACCAAGTCATCCTGCAGAGGATGATTTACTCATTGACGTTGACGATTCAAAGATGCCCGAGGCGCCCGAAGCGCCAATCCCGCCAGTTGTCGGCGAACCACCCGCGCCAGCCGCGCCGCCAGCGAAGACTCCCGTTGTCACCTCAAAGACCAAGTCATCGGCCAAATTGTCCGTCTCAGAGCGAATCAAAGTTTTGGagcaagggaagaaggggaaatcAAAGGACAAGGTTGCCAAGGAAGAGCCTGCCCCACCCCCAGAGGAACTCCCTACTCCCCCGCAACCCGAGCCTGTCGAGTTCTTTGACCCCGAACCGGTTCAGTTTAAAAAGCCCTCGAGGGATTTGGTTCCAGGCAGTTTCCCAGACGCAttcgacgacgaggaggacttTTACGATATACCCCCGCCACCTGCCCCGGAACCGCCTGCCCCAGAGCCGGAACCTCAGTTTGAGCCAGAACCTGAGCCTCAACAACCTGAGCCCGAGCCCGAGCCCGAGCCGGTGCCTTTGTCAAAgaaatcaaagaagaaggagaaaaagaaggcgaaggctATTGTACTTGAGCCTGTGCCTGAGCCCGTACCTGAATCAGTTCCTGAGCCTGTACTTGAACCACCGGCTCCTGAGCCCGTGCCTGAGCCGGTCCCTGAGCCTGTTGCAGAACCAGAGCCAGAACCCCAGCCCGAGCCGGAACCCGAGCCAGCCCCCGCACCTATTCCCATCTCGAAAactgaaaagaagaagaaaaagaagaaggtcgttgAGCCATTACCGATTCCTGAGCCAGTGCAAGAACCGGAGCCTGCTTTTGAACCTGAACCTGAGCCAGAGCCAATAGCTGAACCTGAACCCGAGCCCGTACCTGAGCTCAAGCCTGAATtcgttcctgctcctgctcccgAGCCTCCGATCGAGCAAGCACGGGAGATAGAGCCGGTGGTCGACGAAGCACCTGTTTCCAATCCCGAAAagccgaagaaaaggagcAAAAAGGTGTCTAGTCGAGAAAAAGCACCCCCGGTCGTGGAACCAGCCCCTGTCGATGCCGGGATTGACGAAGCAGCGGCAGAAGCTGATGTAGGCGCGGGCGGCCCTCCTACGCCTCCACCAGAGCCTGCTGAACCTGCCGAGCCTGAACCAGAGAAGCCGGCCAGGAAGGAGCGTGTTCGTGTTGAGCGCACTCCTGGTTCAGCATCTTGGGGATTTTGGGGTGCCACGCCTCAGAACCAGCCCAGCACTAGGGAACATCGGCGTAGACGGGAACGTGAACGAGAACAGTCACCCCCGCCTATGGTCAAGTCGAGATCGACCAGACAACCAAGGTCTAGGGATCTTGAGAACGAGGGAGAGAAGTCGACCTCTGACAAGGACAAGCGCAATAGCCGAGGTATGACTCTTGCTGATTTTGTCCTGGgcacgccgccgccgcctagTAGGACAAAGTCCAGTCGAAGGCACGGAACACACGCATCCAGGAATATCTCAAGACGTCCATCCGTGGGTATGGAAGACGCCGGGTTCCCCAGTCCTCCACCGGACGATAGCCGGGATATGCCGGATAAAGCCGCCAGAATGATGGGCGTGAACGGCTCCTCccggagggaaagagagagacggCATGAATCTCGTAGAAGATCTC GCGCTCCTGACCCGTATGcggttgaagatgaggacaTCGTCATGGTAGACCGGGACGACATTGATGCCCCGAAGGAGGGCTCAAGGGGATCTAGACACTCCGACAGACGATCGAGGAGAAAG TCTCGGTCCAGACAAGAAGAGCATTATGAAGATGCTGAAGTGTTTTCGGGACCAGAAGATATTGCTTTCGTAGAAGCACCAAGAGAGCGACGCCTGAGACGATCAAGTACTGCTCCCAAGAAACCAGAGTCCACTGGTCTCATGGGCTTCATCGGCTCCTTGCGGAAGAATGCTCGTCCGAATGCTCCTCCGGACCCTCCAGAGCGCCGAAAGTCCAGGTCTCATCGTGATGAGGATGCTAGGTACATGACAGAACCAGAGCGAGAGGAGCGGCGTGCAAGACGCGAAGCTCGCAGGAGACGTGCAGAAAGAGAGGCTGAGCTCGACGGCTTTGTCACTGAGGGCGGTCCAGTAGGTGGGTTCCCGGAAACCGACATGGACGAAGTTGAGGCTAGACGGGCAGCCCGTCGAGCGAAACGATCCTCTCGACAGGCGCCGTCTGATCAACTCCGTGAGAGCGAGTGGCGCGACGCCGAAGAAAGGCGTGCTCggcggagggaaagagagagagctcgTGAGCGAGAGATGCAGGAGAGAATGCTccgagaggaggaagagcgggAAGCAAGACGCCAGGAAGAACGCAGGCTTCGTAGAGCAGCTCGTGAAGAGCGCCGGgctcgagaagaagcagaggccCGCGAGGCAGAAGAGCAGGCCGAAGCCGAGGCCAGGGCAGCAGAACGGCGCGAACGCAGACGGCGGAGGGAGGCAGAGATGCAAGAAGCCGCCGCGTATGAGCCCCGGTCCAAACGTCGATCCTCTCGTCACCCTGTCGATGACAGAGCAGCCCGAGAATTCTATCTCGGCGGCTACGATGGCGAGAGGGCTTACCGTCCGGAACGGTCTACAGAAGAGGGGGTGAGGCCCAAACGTCGCAAGTCCAGGGCTCCAGAACCGGAGCGCGCACCACCGATGATGTCCGGAGGACGCAAGGATAAAACTTCGTCCTGGGTGCATTCGCAAGCCAGCGACCCGCCTGAACCACCACCGGTCGTGGCCACCGTACTGGACATGCCACCTGGTCCAGGTGAGCCGGCTCAGGCGAACTCGGTCTCCTCGGACGAGGAGGCGCGACGTGAGCTGCGGCGTCGGGCCCGACGACGAGCCAGATATCCTGGCATGACGGATCAGGAAATCGACGAGTTGCGGGCGCGAAAGCGCGAGGCTAGACGATCTGAGCGTAGTTCAGGCAGCGCTGATTACGAACGGGCCCGGGGCATACGGTCGTACGACGATCGTTATGCACCGCCAGTCAATGGGCCCAGGATGCCGAATTGGTTCAAGAGACTGACCAATTTGGGTTGA